From a region of the Corallococcus coralloides DSM 2259 genome:
- a CDS encoding ABC transporter substrate-binding protein, which produces MASARPLSLLLGVCAVLLTGVTSCKKDTPSGANAPLRVAFFPNITHAQALVANAEGLFGSQPGMGHVEVRQFNAGPAAMEALVAGSVDVAYVGPGPAINTYLKAGKELRIIAGAVNGGAVLVVKNVKTAAELKGKKLATPQLGNTQDIALRHWLKAQKLSIATDAGGDVQVIPISNPDILAQYLQGAIEGAWVPEPWGARMLAEGGGHILVDERDLWPDKRFPTTVVVTTKKVLETQRPRIAALLGIHVRLTERWRADPAAFATSVNAAFGQLTRKPLPAPVLQDAFSRLEPSLDPVPAALKTSAEHAKSLGFIPGDDVAGLVDLSVLDEVRGGAKPN; this is translated from the coding sequence ATGGCTTCCGCGCGTCCGCTGTCCCTGCTCCTCGGTGTCTGCGCCGTCCTCCTGACGGGTGTCACGTCCTGCAAGAAGGACACGCCCTCCGGTGCCAACGCGCCCCTGCGCGTGGCCTTCTTCCCCAACATCACGCACGCGCAGGCGTTGGTGGCGAACGCGGAGGGGCTCTTCGGCTCCCAGCCCGGCATGGGCCACGTGGAGGTGCGGCAGTTCAACGCGGGCCCCGCGGCCATGGAGGCGCTGGTGGCGGGCTCCGTGGACGTGGCCTACGTGGGCCCGGGCCCCGCCATCAACACGTACCTCAAGGCCGGCAAGGAGCTGCGCATCATCGCGGGCGCGGTGAACGGCGGCGCGGTGCTGGTGGTGAAGAACGTGAAGACGGCCGCGGAGCTCAAGGGCAAGAAGCTGGCGACTCCACAACTTGGCAACACCCAGGACATCGCCCTGCGCCACTGGCTGAAGGCCCAGAAGCTGAGCATCGCCACGGACGCGGGCGGCGACGTGCAGGTGATTCCCATCAGCAACCCGGACATCCTGGCCCAGTACCTCCAGGGCGCCATCGAGGGGGCGTGGGTACCCGAGCCCTGGGGCGCGCGCATGCTCGCCGAAGGGGGCGGTCACATCCTGGTGGACGAGCGCGACCTCTGGCCGGACAAGCGCTTCCCCACCACGGTGGTGGTGACGACGAAGAAGGTGCTGGAGACGCAGCGCCCGCGCATCGCGGCGCTGCTGGGCATCCACGTGCGGCTCACCGAGCGCTGGCGCGCGGACCCGGCGGCCTTCGCCACGTCCGTCAACGCCGCCTTCGGCCAGCTCACGCGCAAGCCCCTGCCGGCGCCCGTGCTCCAGGACGCGTTCTCCCGCCTGGAGCCGAGCCTGGACCCGGTGCCCGCCGCGCTGAAGACGTCCGCCGAGCACGCGAAGTCACTGGGCTTCATCCCCGGTGACGATGTCGCGGGGCTCGTGGACCTGAGCGTCCTGGACGAGGTGCGCGGCGGCGCGAAGCCGAACTAG
- a CDS encoding ABC transporter permease — MLKWAQKLGMIALLFVLWEGLSRSGVWNKHLFPGPLEVVRTLIAMARDGQLGGATLRSLGRLTHAYLMSVCIGVPLGLCIARLSFFRNAVKPVVMGLQALPSICWLPLALLWFGLNDSAILFVVVMGSVLGIAIATEDAVNGLDPQLARVASTLGVRGLRFYFGVLLPGALPGIVTGLKLGWSFAWRALLAGELLFVSGGLGQLLTMGRELMDVSQVMAVMLAIILIGITVDRVLFQTVETRLRRRWGLTASV; from the coding sequence ATGCTGAAATGGGCGCAGAAGCTGGGGATGATCGCGCTGCTCTTCGTGCTCTGGGAGGGGCTGTCCCGCTCGGGCGTGTGGAACAAGCACCTGTTCCCCGGGCCGCTGGAGGTGGTCCGGACGCTCATCGCCATGGCCCGCGACGGACAGCTGGGCGGCGCCACGCTGCGCTCGCTGGGCCGGCTGACGCACGCCTACCTCATGTCCGTGTGCATCGGCGTCCCGCTGGGGCTCTGCATCGCGCGGCTGTCCTTCTTCCGCAACGCGGTGAAGCCGGTGGTGATGGGGTTGCAGGCCCTGCCCTCCATCTGCTGGCTGCCGCTGGCCCTCTTGTGGTTCGGCCTCAACGACAGCGCCATCCTCTTCGTGGTGGTGATGGGCAGCGTGCTGGGCATCGCCATCGCCACCGAGGACGCGGTCAACGGCCTGGATCCGCAGCTGGCCCGCGTGGCCAGCACCCTGGGCGTGCGGGGCCTGCGCTTCTACTTCGGCGTGCTCCTGCCCGGCGCGCTGCCCGGTATCGTCACCGGCCTCAAGCTGGGGTGGAGCTTCGCGTGGCGCGCGCTGCTCGCGGGCGAGCTGCTCTTCGTCTCCGGCGGCCTGGGCCAGCTGCTCACCATGGGCCGCGAGCTGATGGACGTGTCCCAGGTGATGGCGGTGATGCTGGCCATCATCCTCATTGGCATCACGGTGGACCGCGTCCTCTTCCAGACGGTGGAGACGCGCCTGAGGCGCCGGTGGGGCCTGACGGCGTCCGTGTGA
- a CDS encoding ABC transporter ATP-binding protein, giving the protein MFRRLIERMRGLRRAAPSFLRPANVEADRAKISIARLDHHYANKVVALKDVNLNVRSGEFVCLLGPSGCGKSTLLYALAGHVVPTGGRVAIDGKPIHGPGPDRLLMFQEAALFPWLTVRGNITFALAARGVPRAERRERANAFIQRVRLEGFEDTLPHQLSGGMKMRASLARALAVDPTVLLMDEPFGALDAQTRVHMQEMLQSIWLRSGKTVVFVTHDVQEALMLGTRVVLMAPRPGRVVEDLEIHLPMPRSLEDPSLDAMARDIRHRLRASEEHAEEAPPAEPVQHRTRTPSSLPRASVVSGR; this is encoded by the coding sequence ATGTTTCGACGCCTCATCGAGCGGATGCGGGGCCTGCGCCGGGCGGCGCCCTCATTCCTGCGGCCCGCGAACGTGGAAGCGGACCGGGCGAAGATCTCCATCGCCCGGCTGGACCACCACTACGCCAACAAGGTCGTGGCGCTGAAGGACGTGAACCTCAACGTCCGCTCGGGTGAGTTCGTCTGCCTGCTCGGGCCCTCCGGCTGTGGCAAGTCCACGCTGCTCTACGCGCTCGCCGGCCACGTGGTGCCCACCGGCGGCCGCGTGGCCATTGACGGCAAGCCCATCCACGGGCCCGGGCCGGACCGGCTGCTCATGTTCCAGGAGGCCGCGCTGTTCCCGTGGCTCACCGTGCGCGGCAACATCACCTTCGCGCTGGCCGCCCGGGGCGTGCCCCGCGCCGAGCGCCGCGAGCGGGCCAACGCCTTCATCCAGCGCGTGCGCCTGGAGGGCTTCGAGGACACGCTGCCCCACCAGCTCTCCGGCGGCATGAAGATGCGCGCCAGCCTGGCCCGGGCGCTCGCGGTGGACCCCACCGTGCTGCTGATGGACGAACCCTTTGGCGCGCTGGACGCCCAGACGCGCGTGCACATGCAGGAGATGCTGCAATCCATCTGGCTGCGCTCCGGCAAGACGGTGGTGTTCGTCACCCACGACGTGCAGGAGGCGCTGATGCTGGGCACCCGCGTGGTGCTGATGGCGCCCCGGCCGGGCCGCGTGGTGGAGGACCTGGAGATCCACCTGCCCATGCCGCGCTCGCTGGAGGACCCGTCCCTGGACGCCATGGCGCGCGACATCCGCCACCGCCTGCGCGCCTCGGAGGAGCACGCCGAGGAGGCCCCGCCCGCGGAGCCCGTGCAGCACCGCACGCGCACGCCGTCCAGCCTGCCTCGCGCCAGCGTCGTGAGCGGCCGTTAG